From one uncultured Paludibacter sp. genomic stretch:
- a CDS encoding conserved hypothetical protein (Evidence 4 : Unknown function but conserved in other organisms) encodes MAIVVIMPKQGQSVESCIITELKKKKGDTVKKGDILFSYETDKAAFDEESPVDGTVLACFYNEGDEVPVLMNMMVIGELGEDYSTLLGENNPLNPPQEDLKDIAPEVQTTAIKPEVQSEVIEAKASPKGEVGGGFISPRAKNLAEKEALDISQIAGSGPKGRIIEKDVQAALENRPKMTPLAKKIATAEGVQPTTGTGLAGTIRSTDLSAPANPFYTSDFEEKKISNVRKIIAKAMHASLQNSAQLTHHLGADARRILELRKQIKAAMDAGTLTANITLNDMVCFAVVKALKKFPNVNTQFMGETIRYFNKVHLGLAVDTDRGLMVPVVPNADDLSIIDLANQLKEVANACRKGSINPEILSAEAGTFTVSNLGNYGVEIFTPVINLPQSAILGVNTITPRPKDLGDGVYAFVPYIGLSLTYDHRSLDGGEATRFLKQIAIEIENLEIEF; translated from the coding sequence ATGGCAATAGTTGTAATAATGCCCAAACAAGGGCAATCAGTAGAAAGTTGTATAATTACCGAGTTGAAAAAGAAAAAAGGTGATACTGTAAAAAAAGGCGATATTCTGTTTTCGTATGAAACAGATAAAGCCGCTTTTGATGAAGAATCACCCGTGGACGGAACTGTATTAGCGTGTTTCTATAACGAAGGTGATGAAGTCCCCGTGCTGATGAATATGATGGTAATTGGTGAACTCGGAGAAGATTATTCAACGCTTCTGGGAGAGAACAACCCCCTAAATCCTCCACAGGAGGACTTAAAGGACATCGCTCCTGAAGTTCAAACTACAGCTATAAAACCTGAAGTTCAATCTGAAGTTATTGAGGCAAAAGCCTCCCCCAAGGGGGAGGTTGGAGGGGGCTTTATTTCTCCTCGCGCCAAAAATCTGGCAGAAAAAGAAGCATTAGATATTTCACAGATTGCAGGTTCAGGACCAAAAGGGCGCATTATTGAAAAAGATGTTCAGGCGGCGCTCGAAAATCGCCCGAAAATGACACCTCTGGCAAAAAAAATTGCAACTGCGGAAGGCGTTCAACCTACAACAGGAACAGGTTTGGCAGGCACGATTCGTTCCACAGATTTGTCCGCTCCTGCAAATCCTTTTTATACAAGCGATTTTGAAGAAAAGAAAATTTCAAATGTGCGTAAAATCATTGCAAAGGCAATGCACGCCTCGCTTCAAAATTCGGCACAACTTACACATCATCTTGGAGCTGATGCACGGAGAATTTTGGAATTACGCAAACAAATAAAAGCTGCGATGGATGCCGGAACGCTTACTGCCAACATCACGCTCAACGATATGGTTTGCTTTGCAGTGGTAAAAGCGTTGAAAAAATTCCCGAATGTAAATACCCAATTTATGGGCGAAACAATCCGCTATTTCAATAAAGTCCATCTGGGATTAGCTGTTGATACCGATCGTGGTTTGATGGTTCCGGTTGTTCCCAATGCTGATGATTTATCTATTATAGATTTAGCAAATCAGTTGAAGGAAGTAGCAAATGCGTGCCGAAAAGGAAGTATTAATCCCGAAATTTTATCAGCCGAAGCCGGAACTTTCACTGTTTCAAATCTTGGAAATTATGGTGTGGAAATATTTACTCCGGTTATCAATTTGCCTCAATCAGCAATCTTGGGTGTAAATACTATTACTCCTCGCCCTAAAGATTTAGGTGACGGAGTTTATGCTTTTGTTCCTTACATTGGTTTGAGTTTAACTTACGATCATCGGTCGTTGGATGGTGGTGAAGCAACACGTTTTTTGAAACAAATTGCCATTGAAATTGAAAATTTGGAAATAGAATTCTAA